From a region of the Helianthus annuus cultivar XRQ/B chromosome 5, HanXRQr2.0-SUNRISE, whole genome shotgun sequence genome:
- the LOC110943118 gene encoding uncharacterized transmembrane protein DDB_G0289901-like, producing the protein MATVIENLERRLISRMDDLEKKVDRCEVCRGGHDTIDCPTLMVQQVEFIANRGPTNPFNNSNFGSNWRNNNNTFRSSNNSPGFQTGLNQNRGSQGYYSSGGSNQPGQFGGLGSNTQGQYFGGGSQSQFTSGGSNRQYPSGGSNSQGSNNQD; encoded by the coding sequence ATGGCTACGGTGATAGAAAACCTTGAAAGAAGGCTTATCAGTAGGATGGACGATTTAGAGAAGAAGGTTGATAGGTGTGAGGTGTGTAGAGGGGGTCACGATACCATAGATTGTCCCACACTCATGGTTCAGCAGGTAGAGTTCATAGCCAATAGAGGCCCAACAAACCCTTTCAATAATTCTAATTTCGGGTCCAATTggcgtaataataataatacctttCGTTCTTCAAATAACTCTCCTGGCTTTCAAACAGGTTTAAATCAAAATAGGGGTTCACAGGGGTACTATTCTAGTGGGGGTTCAAATCAGCCGGGTCAGTTTGGGGGTTTAGGGTCAAATACTCAGGGTCAATATTTTGGTGGGGGTTCACAGAGTCAGTTCACTTCAGGGGGTTCAAATAGGCAATATCCTAGTGGGGGGTCAAACAGTCAAGGTTCAAACAACCAAGACTAA